A DNA window from Molothrus ater isolate BHLD 08-10-18 breed brown headed cowbird chromosome 2, BPBGC_Mater_1.1, whole genome shotgun sequence contains the following coding sequences:
- the LOC118692634 gene encoding T-cell receptor-associated transmembrane adapter 1, producing the protein MLDHYCTFITGMDCHFSVWGVLAFLSLSLLVSVTLNIVHCMKKKQAKMHKDYEENDPSYDGYHTEDDPVYGNLNQDILEECCYEQMKSHPQRPVNQLQVESASQMCYASLDHSVKGKCRKPRRKTDPSLEEDEGERSSNPMVASKVSIYLNSEQLAAENTVKVEAIHDDPIRLMGLIHNTKGENRKCNEPNM; encoded by the exons ATGTTAGATCATTACTGTACCTTCA ttacaGGAATGGACTGCCATTTTTCTGTCTGGGGCGTTTTGGCCTTCCTGAGTTTGTCTCTGCTTGTTTCAGTGACACTGAATATTGTACACTGTATGAAAAAGAAGCAAG ctAAAATGCATAAAGACTATGAAGAGAACGATCCAAG CTATGATGGCTATCACACAGAAGATGATCCAGTTTATGGCAATCTCAATCAAGATATTTTAG AAGAATGTTGTTACGAGCAGATGAAGTCCCACCCTCAAAGACCAGTTAACCAGCTACAG GTGGAGTCTGCCAGTCAGATGTGTTATGCCTCACTTGATCACAGTGTcaagggaaaatgcagaaaaccaAGGAGAAAGACAGATCCTTCATTagaggaagatgaaggagaAAGATCATCTAACCCCATGGTGGCTTCCAAAGTTAGCATTTACCTCAACAGTGAGCAGCTGGCTGCCGAAAACACGGTGAAAGTAGAAGCCATTCACGATGATCCCATCAGATTAATGGGCTTGATTCATAATACAAAAGGGGAGAACCGAAAGTGTAATGAACCAAATATGTAA